One genomic region from Zalophus californianus isolate mZalCal1 chromosome 12, mZalCal1.pri.v2, whole genome shotgun sequence encodes:
- the LOC113911080 gene encoding 60S ribosomal protein L31-like: MAPAKKGGEKKGRSTINEVVTREYIINIHKRTHGVGFKKRAPRARKEIWKFATKEMGTPDVRIDTRLNKAVWAKGIRNVPYRIHVRLSRKRNEDEDSPNKLYTLVTYVPVTTFKNLQTVNVGENYSLIVK; the protein is encoded by the coding sequence ATGGCTCCCGCGAAGAAGGGTGGCGAGAAGAAGGGCCGTTCTACCATCAACGAAGTAGTGACCAGAGAATACATCATCAACATTCACAAGCGCACCCATGGAGTGGGTTTCAAGAAGCGTGCCCCTCGGGCACGCAAAGAGATCTGGAAATTTGCCACGAAGGAGATGGGAACTCCAGATGTGCGCATTGACACCAGGCTCAACAAAGCTGtctgggccaaaggaataaggaatgttccATACCGTATCCATGTGCGGTTGTCCAGAAAACGTAATGAGGATGAAGATTCACCAAACAAGCTCTACACACTGGTTACCTATgtacctgtcaccactttcaaaaatctacagacaGTTAATGTGGGTGAGAACTACTCGCTGATtgtcaaataa